A region from the Corallococcus caeni genome encodes:
- a CDS encoding M28 family metallopeptidase, producing the protein MNRVSSVAALALFVSSGAFAAEPPASKPAAEDRWWKHVEVLASDAMEGRDTGSKGYATAAGYVSKELAALGVKPLLKTGFLQPMALQSRRLIEAKSSVALVKDGQTLPLVQGEDVVLSSRQGDNGTVDAPLVFVGYGLSIPELGHDDFAGLDLKGKVVVLLQGGPADIPGPVKSHFSSWTERLKVLKAGGAVGYVYLQNPKMLELPWERIVGSSKNPTVVFADPSLNDSRGLKVAVVANVAQSQKWLEGAPHTYEELLALADADKPLPKFDIPLRMKAKLAFDVKPLKSMNVVGVMPGADPVLAKEYVVLSAHLDHVGIGEPVKGDRIYNGAMDNASGVAALLEVARRLHDQAEKPKRSVLFALVTGEEKGLLGSKYFASRPPVPITSIVADFNLDMFMPHWPFTSVVAHGKDESSLAVPLAEVAAKQDIQVLEDPEPDRNLFVRSDQYSFIREGVPALFFKFGYTPGSEEQKVFKQWLAERYHAPSDDLAQQPVDHEGAARFITFLTALTNAVADAPRRPYWNDDSFFRRFAKPAPAEAPAEAPAEAPAKGR; encoded by the coding sequence ATGAATCGGGTCTCGTCCGTCGCCGCGCTCGCGCTGTTCGTCTCCTCCGGGGCCTTCGCCGCGGAGCCTCCTGCCTCCAAGCCCGCCGCGGAGGACCGCTGGTGGAAGCACGTGGAGGTGCTGGCCAGTGACGCGATGGAGGGACGCGACACGGGCAGCAAGGGCTACGCGACCGCCGCCGGCTACGTGTCCAAGGAGCTGGCCGCGCTGGGCGTGAAGCCGCTGCTGAAGACGGGCTTCCTGCAGCCCATGGCCTTGCAGTCGCGCCGCCTCATCGAGGCGAAGTCCAGCGTCGCGCTGGTGAAGGACGGCCAGACGCTGCCGCTGGTGCAGGGCGAGGACGTGGTGCTGTCCTCGCGGCAGGGGGACAACGGCACCGTGGACGCGCCGCTGGTGTTCGTGGGCTACGGCCTGTCCATCCCGGAGCTGGGCCACGACGACTTCGCGGGCCTGGACCTGAAGGGCAAGGTGGTGGTGCTGCTCCAGGGCGGGCCGGCGGACATCCCGGGCCCGGTGAAGTCGCACTTCTCCTCGTGGACGGAGCGGCTGAAGGTGCTCAAGGCCGGAGGGGCCGTGGGGTACGTGTACCTCCAGAACCCGAAGATGCTGGAGCTGCCGTGGGAGCGCATCGTGGGCTCCAGCAAGAACCCGACGGTGGTGTTCGCGGATCCATCGCTCAACGACTCGCGCGGGCTGAAGGTCGCGGTCGTCGCGAACGTGGCTCAGTCGCAGAAGTGGCTGGAGGGCGCGCCGCACACGTACGAGGAGCTGCTGGCGCTGGCCGACGCGGACAAGCCGCTGCCGAAGTTCGACATCCCGCTGCGCATGAAGGCGAAGCTGGCCTTCGACGTGAAGCCGCTGAAGTCCATGAACGTGGTGGGCGTCATGCCGGGCGCGGATCCGGTGCTCGCGAAGGAGTACGTGGTGCTCAGCGCGCACCTGGACCACGTGGGCATTGGCGAGCCGGTGAAGGGGGACCGCATCTACAACGGCGCCATGGACAACGCGTCCGGCGTGGCGGCGCTGCTGGAGGTCGCGCGGCGGCTGCATGACCAGGCGGAGAAGCCGAAGCGCTCCGTGCTGTTCGCGCTGGTGACGGGCGAGGAGAAGGGGCTGCTCGGGTCGAAGTACTTCGCGTCGCGGCCGCCGGTGCCCATCACCTCCATCGTGGCGGACTTCAACCTGGACATGTTCATGCCCCACTGGCCGTTCACCTCCGTGGTGGCGCACGGCAAGGACGAGTCCTCGCTCGCGGTGCCGCTGGCGGAGGTGGCGGCGAAGCAGGACATCCAGGTGCTGGAGGATCCGGAGCCGGACCGCAACCTGTTCGTGCGCAGCGATCAGTACTCGTTCATCCGCGAGGGCGTGCCCGCGCTGTTCTTCAAGTTCGGCTACACGCCGGGCTCGGAGGAGCAGAAGGTGTTCAAGCAGTGGCTGGCCGAGCGCTACCACGCGCCGTCGGATGACCTGGCGCAGCAGCCCGTGGACCACGAGGGCGCCGCGCGCTTCATCACCTTCCTGACCGCCCTGACGAACGCGGTGGCGGACGCCCCCCGGCGCCCGTACTGGAACGACGACAGCTTCTTCCGCCGCTTCGCGAAGCCGGCGCCCGCGGAGGCTCCGGCCGAAGCTCCGGCCGAAGCTCCGGCCAAGGGCAGGTGA